In Deinococcus aquiradiocola, a genomic segment contains:
- the speA gene encoding biosynthetic arginine decarboxylase yields MKTAPFTATDAAELYSIPAWSGGYFRVSDAGKIEVTPSPGLRATLSEMVAELVQRGESLPVILRFPQVLTGRVKQLNEAFQAATLEYGYSGAYQGVFPIKVNQRRAVVEGIAAAGYDYAHGLEAGSKAELALCLAQRMHPDALLCCNGFKDDGFIKLALWGRTLGKNVVITLEKYSELDRVLKQATALGVKPAIGVRFKLHARGSGQWEESGGDQAKFGLNAYELLRVVERLRELDMLDSLVMLHTHIGSQITDIRRIKVAVREATQTYAGLVAQGAPLKYLNVGGGLGVDYDGSKTTFYASMNYTLKEYAADVVYTVQEVCKARQVPEPTIVSESGRALTAHHSVLVVPVVDVAGPTRDLQDIPESKGEPHQVVKDLEEIFENISGRNYREMYNDAVGDKQTLHNLFDLGYVTLEDRARGEALFNAILRKIQKLISGEKYVPDELEDLQKVLADKFICNFSLFQSLPDNWAIQALFPITPLDRLNEQPTRQGTLVDITCDSDGKIDKFIDLRDVKATLPLHEPNGDPYYLGVFLAGAYQDVLGSAHNLFGKVNEAHVTVRPGGRYHIDLFVRGQKARRMIESMGYEEPMLRDSIENQTDRAIEAGILTTDQERELLEDYDEELLGYTYLEYEEA; encoded by the coding sequence TTGAAAACTGCCCCTTTTACCGCCACTGACGCCGCCGAACTGTACTCCATCCCCGCCTGGAGCGGCGGGTACTTCCGGGTGTCCGACGCCGGCAAGATCGAGGTCACGCCCAGCCCCGGCCTGCGCGCCACCCTCTCCGAGATGGTCGCCGAACTCGTGCAGCGCGGCGAGAGCCTGCCCGTCATCCTGCGTTTCCCGCAGGTGCTGACAGGACGCGTCAAACAGCTGAACGAGGCCTTCCAGGCCGCCACGCTGGAGTACGGGTACAGTGGCGCGTACCAGGGTGTGTTCCCCATCAAGGTCAACCAGCGCCGCGCCGTGGTGGAAGGCATCGCCGCCGCCGGGTACGACTACGCGCACGGCCTGGAGGCGGGCAGCAAGGCCGAACTCGCCCTGTGCCTCGCGCAGCGCATGCACCCCGACGCGCTGCTGTGCTGCAACGGCTTCAAGGACGACGGCTTCATCAAGCTGGCCCTGTGGGGACGCACGCTCGGCAAGAACGTCGTCATCACGCTCGAGAAGTACAGCGAACTCGACCGCGTCCTGAAGCAGGCGACGGCGCTCGGCGTGAAGCCCGCCATCGGCGTGCGCTTCAAATTGCACGCGCGCGGCAGCGGCCAGTGGGAAGAGTCCGGCGGCGACCAGGCCAAGTTCGGCCTGAACGCCTACGAACTCCTGCGCGTCGTGGAACGCCTGCGCGAACTCGACATGCTCGACAGCCTCGTGATGCTGCACACGCACATCGGCAGCCAGATCACCGACATCCGCCGCATCAAGGTCGCGGTGCGCGAGGCCACGCAGACGTACGCGGGCCTCGTCGCGCAGGGCGCGCCCCTCAAGTACCTGAACGTCGGCGGCGGCCTCGGCGTCGACTACGACGGCAGCAAGACCACCTTCTACGCCAGCATGAACTACACCCTCAAGGAGTACGCCGCCGACGTGGTGTACACCGTGCAGGAAGTCTGCAAGGCCCGCCAGGTGCCGGAACCGACCATCGTGTCCGAATCGGGCCGCGCCCTGACCGCGCACCACTCGGTGCTGGTCGTGCCGGTCGTGGACGTCGCCGGTCCCACCCGCGACCTGCAGGACATCCCCGAAAGCAAGGGCGAACCGCACCAGGTCGTGAAGGACCTCGAAGAGATCTTCGAGAACATCTCCGGACGCAACTACCGCGAGATGTACAACGACGCCGTCGGCGACAAGCAGACGCTGCACAACCTCTTCGACCTCGGCTACGTGACGCTGGAGGACCGCGCGCGCGGCGAGGCGCTCTTCAACGCCATCCTCCGCAAGATCCAGAAGCTCATCAGCGGCGAGAAGTACGTCCCGGACGAACTGGAAGACCTGCAGAAGGTGCTGGCCGACAAGTTCATCTGCAACTTCTCGCTGTTCCAGAGCCTGCCGGACAACTGGGCCATCCAGGCGCTGTTCCCCATCACGCCGCTCGACCGCCTGAACGAACAGCCGACCCGGCAGGGCACGCTCGTCGACATCACCTGCGACAGCGACGGCAAGATCGACAAGTTCATCGACCTGCGCGACGTGAAGGCCACCCTGCCGCTGCACGAACCGAACGGCGACCCGTACTACCTGGGCGTGTTCCTGGCAGGCGCGTACCAGGACGTGCTCGGCAGCGCCCACAACCTCTTCGGGAAGGTCAACGAGGCGCACGTCACCGTCCGCCCCGGCGGCCGCTACCACATCGACCTGTTCGTGCGCGGCCAGAAGGCCCGCCGCATGATCGAATCGATGGGGTACGAGGAACCCATGCTGCGCGACAGCATCGAGAACCAGACGGACCGTGCCATCGAGGCAGGCATCCTGACCACCGACCAGGAACGCGAACTGCTGGAGGACTACGACGAGGAACTGCTCGGGTACACGTACCTGGAGTACGAGGAAGCGTAA
- a CDS encoding AAA family ATPase produces MGHDLRPARRRRDPAGRRGLPARRPVRLSGDGDTAQGAVWIISGSPGAGKSTVSRALLRRFPFGLHLEIDALREQVVSGLAPPAPDHPPEAVRQFRLAHHAAVQQARLYAREGFEVVIDDVLWPRGVQHLVDGLHSLTVRRVFLAPGLDVALHRNATRTNKTYDTATLDPLIRSLHPSMPVDEYRAEGWTVLDTARLTAEQTVDALLATLPG; encoded by the coding sequence CTGGGACATGATCTGCGACCTGCGCGGCGGCGGCGAGATCCTGCTGGACGGCGAGGTCTTCCAGCGCGGCGGCCAGTTCGTCTGAGCGGCGACGGCGACACCGCCCAGGGTGCGGTCTGGATCATCTCGGGCAGTCCCGGCGCGGGCAAGAGCACCGTGAGCCGCGCCCTCCTGCGGCGCTTCCCGTTCGGCCTGCACCTGGAGATCGACGCGCTGCGGGAACAGGTCGTGTCGGGCCTGGCCCCCCCCGCGCCCGACCACCCGCCGGAAGCGGTCCGTCAGTTCCGGCTGGCGCACCACGCGGCCGTGCAGCAGGCGCGACTGTACGCCCGTGAGGGCTTCGAGGTGGTCATCGACGACGTGCTGTGGCCGCGCGGCGTGCAGCACCTCGTGGACGGCCTGCACAGCCTGACGGTGCGCCGCGTGTTCCTCGCGCCCGGCCTGGACGTGGCCCTGCACCGCAACGCCACGCGCACCAACAAGACATACGACACCGCGACCCTCGACCCGCTCATCCGGTCCCTGCACCCCTCCATGCCGGTGGACGAGTACCGCGCCGAGGGCTGGACGGTGCTGGACACGGCCCGCCTCACTGCCGAGCAGACGGTGGACGCGCTGCTGGCCACCCTGCCCGGGTAG
- a CDS encoding aminopeptidase — MADLTDTRSVPSSLYIPARHAELLAAYCLDAQPGQRVQVSATTLALPLLEALNRELLTRGARPVLRIEYPEQLDDFYRYASDDLIDQLHPADLYDMGANEATLRILTPQDSVADSRPERRARHARALAPLAQLRSQRRWSLTLYPTLAGAQAAGMTLPEYEDFVARAMFLDQPDPVSGWVAVRERQAHLIERLSRADVVRIVGPETDLTLRVGGRTWANSDGKRNMPSGEVFTGPHEDSAEGHIYYALPTMVGGRTVSGIRLTFQAGRVVQASAEVGEDVLLSSLNTDAGARLLGELGIGTNYGIQTPSRNILFDEKIGGTVHLALGKSYPETGGVNASALHWDMICDLRGGGEILLDGEVFQRGGQFV; from the coding sequence ATGGCTGACCTGACCGACACGCGCAGCGTCCCCTCGTCCCTGTACATCCCGGCCCGGCACGCCGAACTGCTCGCCGCGTACTGCCTGGACGCGCAGCCCGGCCAGCGCGTCCAGGTGAGCGCCACCACCCTCGCCCTCCCGCTGCTGGAGGCCCTGAACCGCGAACTGCTCACGCGCGGCGCGCGGCCCGTCCTGCGCATCGAGTACCCGGAACAGCTCGACGACTTCTACCGCTACGCCAGCGACGACCTGATCGACCAGCTGCACCCCGCCGACCTGTACGACATGGGCGCCAACGAGGCGACCCTGCGCATCCTGACGCCGCAGGACAGCGTGGCCGACAGCCGCCCCGAACGCCGCGCCCGGCACGCCCGCGCCCTCGCGCCCCTCGCGCAGCTCAGGTCGCAGCGCCGCTGGAGCCTCACGCTGTACCCCACCCTGGCGGGCGCGCAGGCGGCCGGCATGACCCTCCCCGAGTACGAGGACTTCGTGGCGCGCGCCATGTTCCTTGACCAGCCGGACCCCGTCAGCGGCTGGGTCGCCGTGCGCGAACGGCAGGCGCACCTCATCGAGCGGCTCAGCCGCGCCGACGTCGTCCGCATCGTCGGACCGGAAACGGACCTCACGCTCCGCGTGGGCGGCCGCACCTGGGCGAACAGCGACGGCAAACGCAACATGCCGAGCGGCGAGGTCTTCACCGGCCCGCACGAGGACAGCGCCGAAGGCCACATCTACTACGCGCTCCCCACCATGGTCGGCGGACGCACCGTGTCCGGCATCCGCCTCACCTTCCAGGCGGGCCGCGTCGTGCAGGCCAGCGCCGAGGTGGGCGAGGACGTGCTGCTGTCGTCCCTGAACACCGACGCGGGCGCCCGCCTGCTCGGCGAACTCGGGATCGGCACCAACTACGGCATTCAGACGCCCAGCCGCAACATCCTCTTCGACGAGAAGATCGGCGGGACCGTCCACCTCGCGCTCGGCAAGAGTTACCCCGAGACGGGCGGCGTGAACGCCTCCGCCCTGCACTGGGACATGATCTGCGACCTGCGCGGCGGCGGCGAGATCCTGCTGGACGGCGAGGTCTTCCAGCGCGGCGGCCAGTTCGTCTGA
- a CDS encoding AAA family ATPase, giving the protein MKLVFLYGPPGTGKLTVARELARLTGFRLFHNHLTVDLAASLFAHGSPEYMNYVRHLRCEAFERAAAAGVSLIFTFWYSSVSGPSVERYRSVVESHGGEVLYVRLHCRPEVLEARVASPSRQGWKIASVPQLRDALAQSPGSFGTIPGTTLHIDTSDLEPDAAARQIAAHFGLG; this is encoded by the coding sequence GTGAAACTCGTGTTCCTCTACGGCCCGCCGGGAACGGGCAAACTGACCGTGGCGCGGGAACTCGCCCGGCTCACCGGCTTCCGGCTGTTCCATAACCACCTGACGGTGGACCTCGCGGCCAGCCTGTTCGCGCACGGCAGCCCGGAGTACATGAACTACGTGCGGCACCTGCGCTGTGAGGCTTTCGAGCGGGCGGCGGCGGCCGGCGTGAGCCTGATCTTCACCTTCTGGTATTCGAGCGTTTCAGGCCCGTCGGTGGAGCGCTACCGTTCGGTCGTCGAGTCGCACGGGGGCGAGGTGCTGTACGTGCGTCTGCACTGCCGCCCCGAGGTGCTGGAGGCCCGGGTGGCGAGCCCGTCCCGGCAGGGCTGGAAGATCGCCAGCGTGCCGCAACTGCGTGACGCCCTGGCGCAGTCGCCGGGCTCATTCGGCACGATTCCGGGCACGACTCTGCACATCGACACCTCCGATCTGGAACCGGACGCGGCGGCCCGGCAGATCGCGGCCCACTTCGGACTGGGGTAG
- a CDS encoding PQQ-dependent sugar dehydrogenase, with the protein MKLNALALLGIVLSAASVQAQSTSGSALVARLKAPEGFKVSLFADGLKNPRLMAVAPNGDLFVADQGAGRVYVLPDRNGDGVADSKQVFAEGLNAPHSLAFHGAYLYVANTDAVVRFPYRSGDQKASAAPTRLVSLPTGGGHSTRTIVFGPDNRMYVAAGSSCNVCEESDPKRAAVWVYDEDGRNGRLYASGLRNAVGLAWKGDTLYASMNNRDNLGDDLPPETFFRLKSGGFYGWPYCYNLNGKQVFDKDFGRRTADVCGTALPAFATVTAHSAPLGIAFYTGKTFPAAYRGMLFAALHGSWNRSTRSGDKVVMIDPTSGKVTDFLTGFLDGQTSLGRPAGVQTAADGSLMVTDDQTGTVYRVSAAK; encoded by the coding sequence ATGAAACTCAATGCTCTGGCCCTGCTGGGCATCGTGCTGTCTGCCGCGTCTGTCCAGGCCCAGTCCACTTCCGGCTCTGCCCTGGTTGCCCGACTGAAAGCGCCCGAAGGCTTCAAGGTGAGTCTCTTCGCGGACGGCCTGAAGAACCCACGCCTGATGGCCGTGGCCCCCAACGGGGACCTGTTCGTCGCCGATCAGGGGGCGGGCCGCGTGTACGTGCTCCCGGACCGCAACGGGGACGGCGTGGCCGACAGCAAGCAGGTGTTCGCGGAGGGCCTGAACGCACCGCACAGCCTCGCCTTCCACGGCGCGTACCTGTACGTCGCGAACACCGACGCCGTCGTGCGCTTCCCGTACAGGAGCGGCGACCAGAAGGCCAGCGCCGCCCCCACAAGGCTGGTGAGCCTCCCGACGGGCGGCGGGCACAGCACGCGCACCATCGTGTTCGGACCGGACAACCGCATGTACGTCGCGGCGGGCAGCAGCTGCAACGTGTGCGAGGAGAGCGACCCGAAGCGCGCGGCCGTGTGGGTGTACGACGAGGACGGCAGGAACGGCAGACTGTACGCGAGCGGCCTGCGGAACGCGGTGGGCCTCGCCTGGAAGGGCGACACGTTGTACGCCTCCATGAACAACCGCGACAACCTCGGGGACGACCTGCCGCCCGAGACGTTCTTCAGGCTGAAGTCCGGCGGGTTCTACGGCTGGCCGTACTGCTACAACCTGAACGGCAAGCAGGTGTTCGACAAGGACTTCGGACGCAGGACGGCCGACGTGTGCGGCACGGCCCTCCCGGCCTTCGCGACGGTCACGGCGCACTCCGCGCCGCTCGGCATCGCCTTCTACACCGGCAAGACCTTCCCGGCCGCGTACCGGGGCATGCTGTTCGCGGCGCTGCACGGCTCCTGGAACCGCTCCACGCGCAGCGGCGACAAGGTCGTGATGATCGACCCCACGTCCGGCAAGGTCACGGACTTCCTGACGGGCTTCCTAGACGGGCAGACCAGCCTGGGCCGCCCGGCAGGGGTGCAGACGGCCGCCGACGGCTCCCTGATGGTCACGGACGACCAGACCGGCACCGTGTACCGCGTCAGCGCCGCGAAGTGA
- a CDS encoding DUF4384 domain-containing protein, protein MKKILTISAAVTAALITGTTFAAPKISAQSIIVNPTPSDLAVKVNVDRDPTGGQVATYRVGDNVRISATVNQDAYVYLFDIDAAGKVTQILPNRYNSGANFLKANTTKVFPAAGDNYSFSIDGPLGLNKVLAVASKTELNLSNISEFANGAQFATGRVEGQQQLAQALSVVVNPLPQNSWVSDTALYSVAPSQTVSTGSLFVGSNAPGSIVYLNGRQVGGANVTYTNLQPGTYAVRVTTPGYADYNGNVSIRAGAVLNLNVEPTAGTVTPAPQPVQSGRATLNLRSSVAGALVFVDGRQVGSIQNGGLNLVVPQGSHEIVLIAPGYRTFVNTYNVTQGGTLTINPTR, encoded by the coding sequence ATGAAAAAGATTCTGACCATCTCCGCTGCCGTCACGGCCGCCCTGATCACCGGTACCACGTTCGCCGCCCCCAAGATCAGCGCTCAGAGCATCATCGTGAACCCCACCCCCAGCGACCTCGCCGTGAAGGTCAACGTGGACCGCGACCCCACCGGTGGGCAGGTCGCCACGTACCGCGTGGGCGACAACGTCCGCATCAGCGCGACCGTCAACCAGGACGCGTACGTGTACCTCTTCGACATCGACGCGGCCGGCAAGGTCACGCAGATCCTCCCCAACCGCTACAACAGCGGCGCGAACTTCCTGAAGGCCAACACCACCAAGGTGTTTCCCGCCGCGGGCGACAACTACAGCTTCAGCATCGACGGCCCCCTCGGCCTGAACAAGGTGCTGGCCGTCGCGTCCAAGACCGAACTGAACCTCAGCAACATCAGCGAGTTCGCGAACGGCGCGCAGTTCGCCACGGGCCGCGTCGAGGGCCAGCAGCAGCTCGCGCAGGCGCTCAGCGTCGTCGTGAACCCCCTCCCGCAGAACAGCTGGGTCAGTGACACCGCGCTGTACAGCGTCGCGCCCAGCCAGACCGTCAGCACCGGCAGCCTCTTCGTGGGCAGCAACGCCCCCGGCAGCATCGTGTACCTCAACGGCCGTCAGGTCGGCGGCGCGAACGTCACGTACACCAACCTGCAGCCCGGCACGTACGCCGTGCGCGTCACCACGCCCGGCTACGCCGACTACAACGGCAACGTCAGCATCCGCGCCGGTGCCGTCCTCAACCTGAACGTGGAACCCACCGCCGGGACCGTCACGCCCGCCCCGCAGCCCGTGCAGTCCGGCCGCGCCACCCTCAACCTGCGCAGCAGCGTCGCGGGCGCCCTGGTGTTCGTGGACGGCCGTCAGGTCGGCAGCATCCAGAACGGCGGACTGAACCTCGTCGTGCCCCAGGGCAGCCACGAGATCGTGCTGATCGCCCCCGGCTACCGCACCTTCGTGAACACCTACAACGTCACCCAGGGCGGCACCCTCACCATCAACCCCACCCGCTGA
- a CDS encoding low temperature requirement protein A has protein sequence MTAQARKLRGGTDDGGGADRQDRDQPVSWLELFFDLVFVSAFDRLSQRLAAHPTLPSFGVYVLIFLALWWAWLGNTNFAARYGNSCRAYRWGTLAQMLALAALTVSLRGDLRDVGAFFAGAYAAGRALLIVMLVLHRRQEAAAARRDGKRPEEDGRSDRLLVLGFSVGVLLWLASVPLGGAAQLALWTLALAVDVLTVVLTEARTRRELPHQGHYPERLGLLFIVFLGAIVTELSRSAGEQRLRLPDQLPAVLAFVQIMAVWRLYFDEAHTLPALVARRSGRAGLLYAWAYTHLPLMLGLGVLGVGLGESVAGEGQEADHLARLLVSGALAVVLLSMVLLRAFSLRALNRVEDTPGQRPAGREGRGRQLNLSAVARVTGAAVLLLLVPVPLSSPVYEALCAAVLLLVTYLSWRDPLRERLSEQEDDLSDASEEAGQRDDAGTGTEGQEGARPDGNSENRQRDTPDVQRP, from the coding sequence GTGACCGCCCAGGCCCGCAAACTCCGTGGTGGCACGGACGACGGGGGAGGCGCCGACCGCCAGGACCGGGACCAGCCGGTCAGCTGGCTGGAACTGTTCTTCGACCTGGTGTTCGTGTCGGCCTTCGACCGCCTCTCGCAGCGCCTCGCGGCGCACCCGACCCTCCCGTCCTTCGGGGTGTACGTTTTGATCTTCCTGGCGCTGTGGTGGGCGTGGCTGGGGAACACCAACTTCGCCGCACGCTACGGCAACAGCTGCCGCGCGTACCGCTGGGGCACGCTCGCGCAGATGCTGGCCCTCGCGGCGCTCACCGTGTCGCTGCGCGGCGACCTGCGCGACGTGGGCGCCTTCTTCGCGGGCGCGTACGCGGCGGGCCGCGCCCTGTTGATCGTGATGCTCGTCCTGCACCGCAGGCAGGAGGCTGCCGCCGCACGCCGGGACGGGAAGCGGCCCGAGGAGGACGGGCGCAGCGACCGGCTGCTCGTGCTGGGCTTCTCGGTCGGCGTGCTGCTGTGGCTCGCGTCCGTTCCGCTGGGCGGCGCGGCGCAGCTCGCGCTGTGGACGCTGGCGCTCGCGGTGGACGTCCTGACGGTCGTGCTGACCGAGGCCCGCACCCGCCGCGAACTGCCGCACCAGGGTCACTACCCGGAACGGCTGGGCCTGCTGTTCATCGTGTTCCTGGGCGCCATCGTGACGGAACTGTCCCGCTCGGCGGGCGAGCAGCGCCTGCGCCTCCCGGACCAGCTGCCCGCCGTGCTGGCCTTCGTGCAGATCATGGCCGTGTGGCGGCTGTACTTCGACGAGGCGCACACCCTCCCGGCCCTCGTCGCGCGCCGCAGCGGCCGCGCGGGCCTGCTGTACGCGTGGGCGTACACGCACCTGCCGCTGATGCTGGGCCTGGGCGTGCTGGGCGTGGGCCTGGGCGAGAGCGTGGCGGGCGAGGGCCAGGAGGCCGACCACCTCGCCCGCCTCCTCGTGAGCGGCGCGCTCGCCGTGGTCCTGCTCAGCATGGTGCTGCTGCGCGCCTTCTCGCTGCGCGCCCTGAACCGCGTGGAGGACACGCCCGGACAGCGCCCGGCGGGCCGTGAGGGGCGCGGCAGGCAGCTGAACCTGAGCGCCGTGGCGCGCGTGACGGGCGCCGCCGTCCTGCTGCTGCTGGTGCCGGTCCCGCTGTCCTCGCCCGTCTACGAGGCGCTGTGCGCGGCAGTGCTGCTGCTCGTCACGTACCTCAGCTGGCGCGACCCGCTGCGCGAACGGCTCTCCGAGCAGGAAGACGACCTCTCCGACGCCTCCGAGGAAGCCGGCCAGCGGGATGACGCCGGAACGGGCACAGAGGGCCAGGAAGGAGCGCGGCCGGACGGGAACAGTGAAAACCGGCAGCGGGACACGCCGGACGTGCAGCGCCCCTGA
- the lepB gene encoding signal peptidase I, which produces MTGEPSPAPPTTPARPWWVRLWREWLLGAALPVWLVVTFGFTFARVDGNSMNPTLHTGDVAVLLKYPRWLRAWGLWDGYPRRGDIVVFRAPASSEYAYQDGPLGRYRPYNIKRVIGVPGDSVGIRDGHVVLNGRPLTEPYTAVSTDRPEQTVRLGPGQIYVLGDNRIVGESVDSRYYGPVSLADVAGPANLHVGLGQAGESP; this is translated from the coding sequence ATGACCGGCGAGCCCTCCCCCGCCCCGCCCACCACCCCCGCCCGCCCGTGGTGGGTGCGGCTGTGGCGCGAGTGGCTGCTCGGCGCGGCCCTCCCGGTGTGGCTCGTCGTGACGTTCGGGTTCACGTTCGCGCGCGTGGACGGCAACAGCATGAACCCCACCCTGCACACCGGGGACGTGGCCGTACTCCTGAAGTACCCGCGCTGGCTGCGCGCGTGGGGCCTGTGGGACGGCTACCCGCGCCGGGGCGACATCGTGGTGTTCCGCGCGCCGGCCAGCAGCGAGTACGCCTACCAGGACGGCCCGCTGGGACGCTACCGGCCGTACAACATCAAGCGCGTGATCGGCGTGCCGGGCGACAGCGTCGGCATCCGGGACGGGCACGTCGTGCTGAACGGCCGACCGCTGACGGAACCGTACACGGCCGTCAGCACGGACCGGCCCGAGCAGACCGTGCGGCTCGGGCCGGGGCAGATCTACGTGCTGGGCGACAACCGCATCGTCGGGGAGAGCGTGGACTCCCGGTACTACGGGCCGGTGTCCCTGGCCGACGTGGCTGGCCCCGCGAACCTGCACGTGGGCCTGGGTCAGGCGGGCGAGTCGCCCTGA
- a CDS encoding TM2 domain-containing protein, with protein sequence MTDDPRPHDPFPPAQATPGAVSLDKSTPAGQRQEAGASPWAAAQDAATGAANAAQQAVQGGLNSFQAQGDVAQRRLIAGLLGIFLGSLGVHKFYLGMTQAGLIMLGLTIGGWILGIVGSLVIVGAIFFVIPWAVGLLGLVEGVLYLTKSDTDFQRDYLSGRKPWL encoded by the coding sequence ATGACAGACGATCCCCGTCCGCACGACCCCTTCCCGCCCGCCCAGGCCACGCCGGGCGCCGTGAGTCTCGACAAGTCCACCCCGGCAGGCCAGCGGCAGGAGGCGGGCGCGTCGCCCTGGGCCGCCGCGCAGGACGCCGCCACCGGTGCCGCGAACGCCGCACAGCAGGCCGTCCAGGGGGGACTGAACAGTTTCCAGGCGCAGGGCGACGTCGCGCAGCGCCGGCTGATCGCGGGCCTGCTCGGCATCTTCCTCGGCAGCCTGGGCGTCCACAAGTTCTACCTCGGCATGACGCAGGCGGGCCTCATCATGCTGGGCCTCACCATCGGTGGCTGGATTCTGGGCATCGTGGGTTCGCTCGTCATCGTGGGCGCGATCTTCTTCGTGATTCCCTGGGCGGTCGGCCTGCTCGGCCTGGTGGAAGGCGTCCTGTACCTCACCAAGTCCGACACGGACTTCCAGCGCGATTACCTCAGCGGCAGGAAACCCTGGCTGTGA
- a CDS encoding GGDEF domain-containing protein, whose protein sequence is MASSLEPGRRRVLLCVSVGYLLYLLLRSLLVQMPLDPLGPTAISGYLAGVATLLAAVPGIRFRPLSYLLTAIFVPFGVWETVVMLQRGLQPTGAIGWTPLVFVLYFVVLGWRLALGVSLVSLVTMLGALIALGGGRGAALDGWLSMDMMLVVVTVTSALITRFVEGRLEHGQLASVQLEQARMDGLTGLMGRAAAETYLKEVLDAAMRDRLPLAFLICDIDNFKGVNDRYGHPVGDAVLKSAARRLRRHTGTQGRVARWGGEEFVVILPSVSKSEALVIAERLRRAFAAQDLAGLSVTASFGVAAYRSGEGFAELFERADQRLYEAKQNGRNTVRG, encoded by the coding sequence GTGGCCTCCTCCCTGGAACCGGGACGCAGGCGCGTGCTGCTGTGCGTGAGCGTCGGGTACCTGCTGTACCTGCTGCTGCGGTCGCTGCTGGTCCAGATGCCGCTCGATCCGCTCGGGCCGACGGCGATCAGCGGGTACCTGGCAGGCGTGGCGACGCTGCTGGCGGCCGTGCCGGGCATCCGGTTCCGGCCGCTGAGTTACCTGCTCACGGCGATCTTCGTGCCGTTCGGGGTGTGGGAGACGGTCGTGATGCTGCAGCGCGGCCTGCAGCCGACCGGGGCGATCGGGTGGACGCCGCTGGTGTTCGTGCTGTATTTCGTGGTGCTGGGGTGGCGTCTGGCGCTGGGCGTGTCGCTCGTGTCGCTCGTGACGATGCTCGGCGCGCTGATCGCGCTGGGAGGCGGGCGGGGCGCGGCCCTGGACGGGTGGCTGTCGATGGACATGATGCTGGTGGTCGTCACGGTCACCTCGGCGCTCATCACGCGTTTCGTGGAGGGTCGCCTGGAGCACGGGCAGCTGGCGAGCGTGCAGCTGGAACAGGCGCGCATGGACGGCCTGACGGGCCTGATGGGCCGCGCTGCCGCCGAAACGTACCTGAAGGAAGTGCTGGACGCGGCCATGCGGGACCGCCTGCCGCTCGCGTTCCTGATCTGCGACATCGACAACTTCAAGGGCGTGAACGACCGGTACGGGCATCCGGTCGGGGACGCGGTCCTGAAGTCCGCCGCGCGCCGACTGAGGCGGCACACCGGCACGCAGGGCCGCGTGGCCCGCTGGGGCGGCGAGGAGTTCGTGGTGATCCTGCCGAGCGTCTCGAAGAGCGAGGCCCTGGTGATCGCCGAACGCCTCCGCAGGGCCTTCGCGGCGCAGGACCTGGCGGGCCTGAGCGTCACCGCGAGCTTCGGGGTGGCCGCGTACCGGTCCGGGGAGGGCTTCGCGGAACTGTTCGAACGGGCCGACCAGCGGCTGTACGAGGCCAAGCAGAACGGCCGGAACACCGTGCGCGGCTGA
- the ruvA gene encoding Holliday junction branch migration protein RuvA produces MIAFLSGVVRDLRENSAVLLVSGVGYELLCPASTLGRLTTGDPAELHTRLVVREDSMTLYGFLDTDSLRLFDLLTQVSGVGPKLALALLSAMPPSALAQGLLTGDTALLSSVSGVGKKTAERLVLELQNKVPEHLAAGPVGAGAKAAAVVSTAGRDAVDALLALGFRDAQVRSVVAELLSQDPALSADALIRRGLGKLR; encoded by the coding sequence GTGATTGCCTTCCTTTCCGGCGTGGTCCGCGACCTGCGCGAGAACAGCGCCGTGCTGCTGGTGTCCGGCGTCGGCTACGAACTGCTGTGCCCGGCCTCCACCCTGGGCCGCCTGACGACCGGCGACCCGGCCGAACTGCACACCCGTCTCGTGGTCCGCGAGGACTCCATGACGCTGTACGGCTTCCTCGACACCGACAGCCTGCGCCTCTTCGACCTGCTCACGCAGGTGAGCGGCGTCGGCCCCAAACTCGCGCTGGCCCTGCTGTCCGCCATGCCGCCCTCCGCGCTCGCGCAGGGCCTCCTGACCGGCGACACCGCCCTGCTGTCCAGCGTGAGCGGCGTCGGCAAGAAGACCGCCGAGCGCCTCGTGCTGGAACTGCAGAACAAGGTGCCCGAACACCTCGCCGCCGGACCGGTCGGCGCGGGCGCCAAGGCGGCTGCCGTGGTCTCCACCGCCGGACGTGACGCGGTGGACGCCCTGCTCGCCCTCGGCTTCCGGGACGCGCAGGTGCGATCCGTCGTCGCGGAACTGCTCTCGCAGGACCCGGCCCTCAGCGCCGACGCCCTCATCCGGCGCGGCCTCGGCAAGCTGCGCTGA